A stretch of DNA from Spirosoma endbachense:
ATTAAAAGGTAAGGTCAATCTCGCAACATTTCTTGATTGGTTCAATAATGCAGAGAAATATGTACATGTAAAGGGACTTATTGTCTTAGATCTGATTCCAGTAATTTTTCTCACCATTCAGGCAGTTTTGTTTTTTAAAGACAGACAGAAAATTAAAGGTTTATTTACTCTACTTGCATTGCTGGCAAATCTTATCGGAGTATTCTTGGTCATACAGTACGCTTACCCAATTGCCTCCCAAATGGTAGGTTGGACATCAGACAAAGTACCTTCAGATTGGGTTAGCCTAAAAGATGATTGGTTGAAATATATTGGGCTTCACAGTTTGATGGGTGTATTAGGTTGGCTTTGTTTTGTCATAACTTACTTTGTATCTGAGGGGAAAAATACGGAGGTGAAACGCCTATCCCGATTTCTGAATTTTTCAAAAAATGCGCTGGCATTTTTTCTAACCTTTGTTATGGGACTTAGTGCAGCACGTTTGTATGATTTTTACTTTTTCCCTATTACGTATGAAATTTCAGGGGTAACTTTAATTGAAATGCACCGTCCATTAGATTTAGCTATTAGAATAATTGGCCCAATATTATTCACATTCATAGTTTCTTTAGAAGTACTACTTGCTGCTCTTTTCTTTATTGAAAAGAGCAAGACTAAAGGATGGCTTATTATAGCCGTATTGATTTTTCTGTTATGCGACACTTATATTGCTTTGCAATACAATAGGCCTATAAATGACCTATTTCTTACATGGACGCCAACAACCATACCAACCAACTGGAAAATTATAAGAGATGAATGGCTAAGCTATCATTTATATAGAGATATATTTATGATATTGGGGCTTATTTCAATTCTACTTATCTATTTTGTCAAAAGAAATAAGAGTGTAAAACAAGTGTATGACATTTGATAAAAGTGAGTCGAAGAATATTTACTGCCACTAACATGGGATTCGAGTTAACTGAATAGTCGTTTTTAGAGGTACTTTTAGCAATTTATAAGGCCAATTTATATGATACCAGACTTTCTTTTCCCCTTTCCAAAGGACAATTTTGCCTGTTTTCAGGCCTCTTATAGAGTGGTTGATCTGAGAAATTTCACATAACATAATGCCACTTATATAACAAGAAATGGAGGGCGTTTTGGGAGAATTACGAGAGGGGTATTACTTTCTTCTCGTCAAATTAAGAGGGCGTTCTCAAGCGAGGGAGCATCTTAATTTTGGTTTCAAAGCCTTATTTTTAGGCTACTACATATCAGTGGTTTGTATTATCGTTGTTTTACTCACTTACGACCAACCTCTTTTTCAATTACCTAAAAATATTCTCACGTACTTAATCTGCGGGCTTCTGGTACTCTACCCTTATTATCAAATAAGCCGGTATTTACTCCAAAAAGTAGAAGTAAAATCAATAGACGAATATCAAATGAGGAGTATCGTCAGGCGTAAGATATTCAAATACGTCGTTGTCTTTTTAGGTTCTCTCCTTAGTCTTTTGATTCCAGCTTTTTTGTCTATGGCTTTGACAGGAAAATTGTAAATTATTGATTTTTCTTAATACAGCCCTGGTTGGCTTATTCTGACTTTAATCGCTTAACATATTCTTAGTTATAGAACCCTACTAATAAAAGTACAACATCTAACAGGGAGCCAATTTTGTATTTTACCAAAGTCAGCTCCCTTTTTATTACAAGTCTTTCGCTTCCATTTGCTTCTTCAAATTCAAGGCAATCCATTCTGAAGCCCGCCAACGGACCCGCTGTTTGGCCGCGTTGATGACCTTCATTTTGCCGTCATTGTACCACGTTCCGCGGTAGTCCCGCTTTACGGAAGGAACCCGGCGTCTTCCCATGGCAATGGCCCAAGCAAGCCGCCGGGTTGCGTTCTTGACCGTGGGAACCTGTTTGCCTTCATAGCCGTAGACATAGGCGAATTTACCCAAGCCCACCTTTTCAATAAAGAATTCCATGGCTTCCACCGGCGGCATATGAATTCCCCATCTTAATTGGCTCATATCCTTAAACCGGCCATAATGACGGAAATCAAATTCCATGGTTAGCATATTGACCGAGCGTAAGACATGGTATTGAAAATCCTGCTTTAGTTCGTCGGTCAATTCCAGTCCGGCGGCTTCAATGTTGCGCCGGAATGCTTCCACGGCTTCCCGGGCAATTTCAACCGCTTCTTCTGTAAAGTCTTCCAAAAATTCATCCATCCTTATAAGTCATCTACACGGATATATAATTTGTCTCCTGAATTGAAGGTGAACCCACCGGGCAACCATGACACTTGTTCATAACCATCCTGATTTAAGGTAACGTCAGACGTATTGACCAACACCGCATTTCGGTAGGTCCGGACCCGCTTACTACTTCCGGCATTGCCATAAACCCGGATGTCCCAATGACCACTTCCCCCAACTGGAAAATCCAAATCATTGCTTCCGAATGGATAGACATTGGCCCCGCCTTGATTTTGCAGGAAATAGCTATTGCCCCAAATCGGATAGTTGTTTGTGTCCCGGAAGACAATATCCAATTTAGACGGTTTGCCGGTCCTATAGTGCCACTTTCCAGCCGGAACCGCCCAATCATAAATTTCTGGCGCAACCACACAGGTCCCGTTAATGTCCGTATAAGCTTGGGTGTTTTGGCGCTTATAATCAGCTTCCGCCTTGGCGTCAGCATCCGCCTGACTTAATTCACTGCCATAGGTTCCGGCGGCAATGACAATCATGGCCGGTCCCCCAACCTGACCATTGGGACAGTTGGAACGGTCGTAAGTGGTTGCCCGGGAAATCCCCGCAGACAGAAAGGGCGTGACTTGACAGTCCAACGAATTATCCGGCGCAATATAGCCTTCAGTCCCGGGAACATTCGGTTTAATTGGCGCTTCCCGAACCCGCGTATTGTCATCCAAATAGTACTTCTCCAGCAACATGACGCCCTTCTTTCCGGTCCGGCGTCCATTGTTATCCAGCAAGCAAGCCGTGGCCTTGGGACGCCAAGCCGTTGGCCTGACCGTGATAAATTCCCGCTTGGGAAGACTGGAAAAGTTGCGTTCCGGGTTGGCATACCGGAAGATTAATTCCCGCCCAATTGGGCCTTCATCATCAACAGCCGCCCGGAAGGAATCCGTGACCGGAACCAGTGGCAAAAACGCCCGGTCTGTTACAATGTAGAGTTCCTTAGACAACAACAATTCCTGAAGGTAGGTCCGGCCATATGGCTTCAGCCAACCCGTATTTACAGCCAATTCCCGTTCACCCGTTACCCCGTTGATTATCTGTTCCGAGTATTGCGGCTCAAAGGCATAATCCGGATAACGGTCCGACACAGAACGCGTAAACTTCACCGATTCTTCCCCCTGACCTGTAAAACAAATGGTATCAAAACCGCCCAAGGAATTGGCAAACAGAACAATACGAACATTCCGCCGGAATTCCGGGTCAACGCGGAACGTCCGAACTTCTGAAAGCATAGCCCCATTTTGATCTTCCAACCAAACCTTGTATCCAGCCACAGGAAGCGCCTTTTCTATAAGCCCCAACGCCGACGGGCCAACCGCCAAACAATACACCGTCATGGCTGTCACGCCGGAAAGAGTGGTCACGGTGAAGACTTCCGGGTCCGTGTTCAAACTGGCATAAATCACTTCACAACGAAGCGCCAATTGGGAAGGCAATGGTGAACAGTTACTTAACCAATACAGGAATTCGGGTTGATTCATCTGCACCCGTTTTCCATCTTCAGACCACGTCAGAAACTTCCCACTAACGCCAATATAGGCCGTGAAAAAATCGCTCTTAAAAACGGAAAAGTCCCGTTCCGCAATCCCGGCCTTAATCGCAAATTCAACCGGAAAGTTGTGTTCATAAACAGCATCATCATTATTGGTAATTCGGGCATGAACGTAATAAGGTGTTACTAGTCCATCACACACCCGAATCCCGGTTTGATCAAATACCGGCGCGTTCCGGAACAACAAGGAATCCAATTGGTCCTGAAGTTCAAAATTCGCCCCCCGGTAAATGACACCACCGGCCACTTCTTCCGGCGGAATTTCACTTTGTTCAAATTCAACCAACTGGCTAAAGGTGTTGGCTCCATAGAAATCCGGAACCATCAATTCAAGATAATAACGCAATCCCGCCCGGGCGGTAATCA
This window harbors:
- a CDS encoding DUF5977 domain-containing protein, which translates into the protein MSTSYLPLNLAQNPIVVNVDAADPVLITARAGLRYYLELMVPDFYGANTFSQLVEFEQSEIPPEEVAGGVIYRGANFELQDQLDSLLFRNAPVFDQTGIRVCDGLVTPYYVHARITNNDDAVYEHNFPVEFAIKAGIAERDFSVFKSDFFTAYIGVSGKFLTWSEDGKRVQMNQPEFLYWLSNCSPLPSQLALRCEVIYASLNTDPEVFTVTTLSGVTAMTVYCLAVGPSALGLIEKALPVAGYKVWLEDQNGAMLSEVRTFRVDPEFRRNVRIVLFANSLGGFDTICFTGQGEESVKFTRSVSDRYPDYAFEPQYSEQIINGVTGERELAVNTGWLKPYGRTYLQELLLSKELYIVTDRAFLPLVPVTDSFRAAVDDEGPIGRELIFRYANPERNFSSLPKREFITVRPTAWRPKATACLLDNNGRRTGKKGVMLLEKYYLDDNTRVREAPIKPNVPGTEGYIAPDNSLDCQVTPFLSAGISRATTYDRSNCPNGQVGGPAMIVIAAGTYGSELSQADADAKAEADYKRQNTQAYTDINGTCVVAPEIYDWAVPAGKWHYRTGKPSKLDIVFRDTNNYPIWGNSYFLQNQGGANVYPFGSNDLDFPVGGSGHWDIRVYGNAGSSKRVRTYRNAVLVNTSDVTLNQDGYEQVSWLPGGFTFNSGDKLYIRVDDL